Proteins encoded together in one Coffea arabica cultivar ET-39 chromosome 2c, Coffea Arabica ET-39 HiFi, whole genome shotgun sequence window:
- the LOC113726150 gene encoding probable inactive dual specificity protein phosphatase-like At4g18593: MEAPNQSDLRSDLKPQVTYRCKKCRRIVATEEMVVPHERGGGQKCFKWKKRSHTQVENEPPECSSIFVEPMKWMESLQDGGVEDKILCMGCKTRLGSFNWAGMQCNCGKWITPAFQLHKNRIDECQL; the protein is encoded by the exons ATGGAAGCACCTAATCAGTCTGATCTGCGATCTGATTTGAAACCTCAAGTCACGTACCGCTGCAAGAAATGTCGAAGAATCGTTGCTACAGAGGAGATGGTTGTTCCCCATGAACGTGGAGGTGGACAGAAGTGTTTTAAGTGGAAAAAGAGAAGTCATACCCAAGTGGAAAATGAGCCACCTGAATGCTCATCTATTTTTGTAGAGCCCATGAAGTGGATGGAATCAT TACAAGACGGTGGTGTGGAAGACAAGATTCTGTGCATGGGTTGTAAAACCCGGTTGGGATCCTTCAATTGGGCTGGCATGCAGTGCAATTGTGGGAAGTGGATCACTCCTGCGTTTCAGCTGCACAAAAATCGGATTGATGAATGTCAATTATGA